In one Oncorhynchus nerka isolate Pitt River linkage group LG7, Oner_Uvic_2.0, whole genome shotgun sequence genomic region, the following are encoded:
- the LOC135572364 gene encoding uncharacterized protein LOC135572364, whose product MALLKSSVTFNVAPSQDATFPTNLSAAFDTVNHQILLSTLSELGISGAAHAWIASYLTGRSYQVANRISACLADISVWMTDHHLKLNLGKTELLFLPGKDCPFHDLAITVDNSIVSSCQSAKNLGVILDNTLSFSNNIKAVARSCRFMLYNIRRVRPCLTQEAAQVLIQALVISRLDYCNSLLAGLPACAIKPLQLIQNAAARLVFNLPKFSHVTPLLRSLHWLPVEARIRYKTMVLAYGAVRGTAPQYLQALIRPYTQTRALRSSTSGLLASLPLRKYSSRSAQSKLFAALAPQWWNKLPHDARTAESITTFRRHLKPHLFKEYLG is encoded by the exons acctatcggctgccttcgatactgtgaaccatcagatcctcctctccaccctctccgagttgggcatctccggcgcggcccacgcttggattgcgtcctacctgacaggtcgctcctaccag gtggcgaatcgcatctctgcatgtctggcagacatatcagtgtggatgacggatcatcacctcaagctgaacctcggcaagacggagctgctcttcctcccggggaaggactgcccgttccatgatctcgccatcacggttgacaactccattgtgtcctcgtgccagagcgctaagaaccttggcgtgatcctggacaacaccctgtcgttctcaaataacatcaaggcggtggcccgttcctgtaggttcatgctctacaacatccgcagagtacgaccctgcctcacacaggaagcggcgcaggtcctaatccaggcacttgtcatctcccgtctggattactgcaactcgctgttggctgggctccctgcctgtgccattaaacccctacaactcatccagaacgccgcagcccgtctggtgttcaaccttcccaagttctctcacgtcaccccgctcctccgctctctccactggcttccagttgaagctcgcatccgctacaagaccatggtgcttgcctacggagctgtgaggggaacggcacctcagtacctccaggctctgatcaggccctacacccaaacaagggcactgcgttcatccacctctggcctgctcgcctccctaccactgaggaagtacagttcccgctcagcccagtcaaaactgttcgctgctctggccccccaatggtggaacaaactccctcacgacgccaggacagcggagtcaatcaccaccttccggagacacctgaaaccccacctctttaaggaatacctaggatag